Proteins encoded by one window of Candidatus Methylomirabilota bacterium:
- a CDS encoding branched-chain amino acid ABC transporter permease, which translates to MTLAAELRRWARWFLPGLAVLLVILTVFPIWATGYGVRVMLQLFMWIALAQSWNLISGLTGYVSFGHVAFFGMGAYTTGILVTKGMAWPLAALAGGAMAVVLAFVIGWPCLRLKGPYFAIAMLGLNEVLRVAASYFEGLTGGGLGLSLPTLDASVRIYYAMGLVAIAVTALTHAIVTSRFGLRLMTIREDEVAAEAMGIDTFRYKVYAFLLSAAAPGIVGGLAARDMGYIEPISVFPLITTITMIVMVLFGGKGTIWGPVLGAVILFTFQELVWAHFPHAHQVLLGAIIITVVLAMPRGILGVLQQKYNLPRTV; encoded by the coding sequence GTGACGCTCGCCGCCGAGCTCCGGCGCTGGGCCCGGTGGTTCCTCCCCGGCCTCGCGGTGCTCCTGGTGATCCTCACGGTGTTCCCGATCTGGGCCACCGGCTACGGGGTCCGCGTGATGCTCCAGCTCTTCATGTGGATCGCCCTGGCCCAGTCGTGGAACCTCATCTCGGGGCTGACGGGCTACGTCTCGTTCGGCCACGTCGCCTTCTTCGGCATGGGGGCCTACACCACCGGCATCCTCGTGACCAAGGGCATGGCGTGGCCGCTGGCCGCGCTCGCCGGCGGCGCGATGGCGGTGGTGCTGGCGTTCGTGATCGGCTGGCCCTGCCTGCGCCTCAAGGGCCCCTATTTCGCCATCGCCATGCTGGGATTGAACGAGGTGCTGCGGGTCGCCGCGTCCTACTTCGAAGGCCTGACCGGCGGCGGCCTGGGCCTCTCGCTCCCCACCCTGGACGCGAGCGTGCGCATCTACTACGCGATGGGCCTGGTCGCGATCGCCGTCACCGCGCTCACCCACGCCATCGTGACCTCGCGCTTCGGCCTGCGCCTCATGACGATTCGCGAGGACGAGGTGGCGGCGGAGGCGATGGGCATCGACACGTTCCGCTACAAGGTCTACGCGTTCCTCCTGTCCGCGGCGGCGCCCGGCATCGTGGGCGGCCTCGCCGCGCGGGACATGGGCTACATCGAGCCCATCTCGGTGTTCCCCCTCATCACCACGATCACGATGATCGTGATGGTGCTGTTTGGCGGCAAGGGGACGATCTGGGGGCCGGTCCTCGGCGCGGTGATCCTGTTCACGTTCCAGGAGCTCGTGTGGGCGCACTTCCCCCACGCGCACCAGGTGCTGCTGGGCGCCATCATCATCACGGTGGTCCTGGCGATGCCCCGCGGGATCCTCGGGGTCCTCCAGCAGAAGTACAACCTTCCGCGGACGGTCTGA
- a CDS encoding class I SAM-dependent methyltransferase has product MIRAYDDWVVRAYCWGRFGILRQRFLDEIGQYLPERGRVLDVGCGFGLFSLYYASVRRGLVVEGLDRNPRRIAMAQAAAARLGLTNVRYEVGDATGFRGGALYDAAYMLDIVHHIPMEAVRPLLEQLAKALPAGARLIVKDVDSRPAYKRWFTHALDLAMDPRTPVHYWPAEALQAVLESVGFRVYRHLMVDLFPYPHVLYVGERLP; this is encoded by the coding sequence GTGATCCGCGCCTACGACGACTGGGTGGTCCGCGCCTACTGCTGGGGCCGGTTCGGGATCCTGCGCCAGCGCTTTCTCGACGAGATCGGCCAGTACTTGCCGGAGCGCGGGCGCGTGCTCGACGTGGGCTGCGGCTTCGGGCTCTTCTCGCTCTACTATGCGAGCGTGCGGCGCGGGCTCGTGGTGGAGGGCCTGGACCGGAATCCCCGCCGTATCGCAATGGCGCAGGCCGCCGCCGCGCGCCTGGGTCTCACGAACGTGCGCTACGAGGTGGGGGATGCCACGGGCTTTCGCGGCGGCGCGCTCTACGACGCCGCCTACATGCTGGACATCGTGCATCACATTCCGATGGAGGCGGTTCGCCCTTTGCTCGAGCAGCTCGCGAAGGCGCTCCCGGCGGGGGCGCGGCTCATCGTGAAGGACGTGGACAGCCGCCCCGCCTACAAGCGCTGGTTCACCCACGCGCTTGACCTCGCCATGGACCCGCGCACCCCCGTGCACTACTGGCCGGCGGAGGCGCTGCAGGCGGTGCTGGAGTCGGTCGGCTTCCGCGTCTACCGCCATCTCATGGTGGATCTGTTCCCGTATCCCCACGTCCTCTACGTGGGGGAGCGCCT
- a CDS encoding amino acid ABC transporter substrate-binding protein, with the protein MGATALLAAAILALAWPAAAQAPIKVGASISLTGTYAKPGTYQKEGYELCAQEVNDKGGVLGRKVEFVFYDDQSMPPTGVRLYEKLITEDKVDVVMGPYSSAISEAVANVTEKYKKVMVAPLAATTSIFKKGRKYAFMIISPAEVYLEGLVDLAAKRGLKTIAIVNEDTLFPKTAAVGTAELAKKKGLQIVLQEAYPKGNTDFSALLTKIKAANPDVIAASTYFDDAVALTRQMKELNLNPKMYGVTVGGDIPEFYDLLKQNAEYIYGATQWEPTLPYPGQREFMAAYTSKFKHEPSYHAAAGYAGCQIYLEAVKRAAALDADKVRDQLLKLEMRTILGDFKVDADGFQTAHKMVLFQWQDGKKVTVWPDDMAAGAKVRFPTPPWNQR; encoded by the coding sequence TTGGGCGCGACCGCTCTGCTTGCTGCCGCCATACTGGCCCTGGCATGGCCCGCTGCCGCGCAGGCCCCGATCAAGGTCGGCGCCTCGATATCACTCACCGGCACCTACGCCAAGCCCGGGACCTACCAGAAGGAAGGCTACGAGCTCTGCGCCCAGGAAGTGAACGACAAGGGCGGCGTGCTCGGGCGCAAGGTCGAGTTCGTGTTCTACGACGACCAGTCCATGCCGCCGACCGGCGTGCGCCTCTACGAGAAGCTCATCACCGAGGACAAGGTGGACGTGGTGATGGGCCCGTACTCCTCGGCCATCTCCGAGGCCGTCGCCAACGTCACGGAGAAGTACAAGAAGGTGATGGTGGCGCCGCTCGCCGCGACCACGTCGATCTTCAAGAAGGGCCGTAAGTACGCCTTCATGATCATCTCGCCCGCCGAGGTGTACCTGGAGGGCCTCGTCGATCTCGCGGCGAAGCGTGGGCTGAAGACCATCGCGATCGTGAACGAGGACACGCTCTTCCCCAAAACCGCCGCGGTGGGCACCGCGGAGCTGGCCAAGAAGAAGGGTCTACAGATCGTGCTGCAGGAGGCGTACCCCAAGGGCAACACCGACTTCTCGGCGCTGCTCACCAAGATCAAGGCTGCGAACCCCGACGTCATCGCCGCCTCCACCTACTTCGACGACGCCGTCGCCCTCACGCGGCAGATGAAGGAGCTCAACCTGAATCCCAAGATGTACGGGGTCACGGTGGGCGGCGACATCCCGGAGTTCTACGACCTCCTCAAGCAGAACGCCGAGTACATCTACGGCGCCACTCAGTGGGAGCCGACCCTGCCCTATCCGGGGCAGAGGGAATTCATGGCCGCGTACACGTCGAAGTTCAAGCACGAGCCGTCCTATCACGCGGCGGCGGGCTACGCGGGCTGCCAGATCTATCTGGAGGCGGTGAAGCGGGCGGCCGCTCTCGACGCCGACAAGGTACGTGACCAGCTCCTGAAGCTCGAGATGCGGACGATACTCGGCGACTTCAAGGTCGACGCCGACGGCTTCCAGACCGCGCACAAGATGGTGCTGTTCCAGTGGCAGGACGGCAAGAAGGTGACGGTGTGGCCGGACGACATGGCCGCCGGCGCCAAGGTTCGCTTTCCCACACCGCCGTGGAACCAGCGGTAA
- a CDS encoding branched-chain amino acid ABC transporter permease yields MRPAVMPHVTPIMLGQVIVSGLLAGALYAMVALGLGLIFGVMRVLNVAHGPLLMLGAYVTYWLFSTVGLNPYLSLLVSMPLVFLVGVALQHVFVRRVVDAPELSSLLLTFGISIALVNLAQLAFTSDLRSVEFLTGSFLVGPFAFSKSRVIACLFAAGITALAFLFLQKTRLGKAIRAVSQSREVAQVCGINVQRIHLFAFGLASALAAAGGTLVAVMVAIQPEMGAVYTFKSFLVIVLGGAGNYPGALLGGLLLGLVEQLASLFLTTQVNEAVAYVLLVLVLLLRPTGLLGGRST; encoded by the coding sequence ATGCGCCCGGCCGTGATGCCTCACGTCACGCCGATCATGCTGGGCCAGGTGATCGTCTCCGGTCTCCTCGCCGGTGCACTCTATGCGATGGTCGCGCTCGGGCTGGGCCTGATCTTCGGCGTGATGCGCGTGCTCAACGTGGCCCACGGGCCGCTCCTCATGCTGGGCGCCTACGTCACGTACTGGCTGTTCAGCACGGTGGGGCTCAATCCCTACCTCTCCCTGCTGGTCTCGATGCCGCTGGTCTTCCTGGTCGGTGTCGCCCTCCAGCACGTCTTCGTGCGGCGGGTGGTGGACGCGCCCGAGCTGTCCTCGCTCCTCCTCACCTTCGGCATCTCGATCGCGCTGGTGAACCTGGCCCAGCTCGCCTTCACCTCCGACCTGCGGTCGGTGGAGTTCCTCACCGGCTCCTTCCTCGTCGGACCCTTCGCCTTCTCGAAGTCGCGGGTGATCGCGTGCCTGTTCGCGGCGGGGATCACCGCGCTCGCCTTTCTCTTCCTGCAGAAGACCAGGCTGGGGAAGGCCATCCGCGCCGTCTCCCAGAGTCGCGAGGTCGCGCAGGTGTGCGGGATCAACGTGCAGCGCATCCACCTGTTCGCCTTCGGGCTGGCCTCGGCGCTCGCCGCCGCGGGGGGGACGCTGGTCGCGGTGATGGTGGCCATCCAGCCCGAGATGGGCGCGGTGTACACGTTCAAGTCCTTCCTCGTGATCGTGCTGGGCGGGGCCGGGAACTATCCGGGCGCGCTGCTGGGCGGCCTTCTCCTGGGCCTGGTCGAGCAGCTCGCCTCGTTGTTCCTGACCACCCAGGTGAACGAGGCGGTGGCCTACGTCCTCCTCGTGCTGGTGCTCTTGCTGCGCCCCACCGGCCTCCTGGGAGGCCGCTCCACGTGA
- a CDS encoding ABC transporter ATP-binding protein, with protein sequence MPGPILQVRNLMKSFGGVTAVNGVSLSLEAGRIYGLIGPNGSGKTTLFNCITGIERRDQGAIGFKGRRIDGLKPHQVFHRGIGRTFQVIRVFPELTALENLLVVTGGDYARSRKRAEELLRFVKLEGLADEYAGNLSYGQQKLVEFIRVLMTDPELILLDEPAAGVNRTLLNELLDAVRALRDRGKTVFLVEHDMKVVMGLCETVFVLDHGEKLAEGPPGVIQSDERVIEAYFGR encoded by the coding sequence GTGCCCGGTCCCATCCTCCAGGTCCGCAACCTGATGAAGAGCTTCGGCGGCGTCACCGCCGTCAACGGGGTGTCGCTGTCGCTCGAGGCTGGGAGGATCTACGGTCTCATCGGGCCCAACGGCTCGGGCAAGACCACGCTGTTCAACTGCATCACCGGCATCGAGCGCCGCGACCAGGGCGCCATCGGCTTCAAGGGCCGCCGCATCGACGGGCTGAAGCCACATCAGGTGTTCCACCGGGGGATCGGCCGGACCTTCCAGGTCATTCGCGTGTTCCCCGAGCTCACGGCCCTGGAAAACCTCTTGGTCGTCACCGGCGGCGACTACGCGCGCTCGCGCAAGCGGGCGGAGGAGCTCTTGCGCTTCGTCAAGCTCGAGGGGCTGGCCGACGAGTACGCGGGCAATCTCTCCTACGGCCAGCAGAAGCTCGTGGAGTTCATTCGCGTGCTCATGACCGACCCGGAGTTGATCCTGCTCGACGAGCCCGCGGCCGGTGTCAACCGGACCCTGCTCAACGAGCTGCTCGACGCGGTGCGGGCGCTCCGCGACCGCGGCAAGACGGTGTTCCTGGTCGAGCACGACATGAAGGTCGTGATGGGTCTCTGCGAGACGGTGTTCGTCCTCGACCACGGCGAGAAGCTGGCCGAAGGTCCTCCGGGCGTCATCCAGTCCGACGAGCGGGTGATTGAAGCTTACTTTGGCCGCTAG